A single Triticum dicoccoides isolate Atlit2015 ecotype Zavitan chromosome 2A, WEW_v2.0, whole genome shotgun sequence DNA region contains:
- the LOC119354349 gene encoding uncharacterized Rho GTPase-activating protein At5g61530-like has protein sequence MPLVESPQWRRKATDFFSSSSFKLKQAGQSAGDNIADVAGKVGTVVKSRWAIFQDARQRPPQPGDTVQERFISAAANTGVILRKGISETKEKVAVGKVKVEEAAKKTADKSKTILNNIERWQKGVASNDVFGVPVEATVQREQSGKAVPLILVRCADHLVISGLSNEYLFKSEGDRKVLQQLVSLYNEDSGASLPDGVSPIDVAALIKCYLASIPEPLTTFALYDELKDARVSIDDLKNILKKLPNVNYMTLEFVTALLLRVSRKSALNMMDSRTLAVEFAPLIIWQQGDSGTDLRNHLRFTLKPPPKIVDTTTSTTTWDLLDEDDVDASSQIPLDDGSPPDYGAIEVIQCLIEHHNPIFTDANETVWR, from the exons ATGCCGCTTGTGGAATCGCCTCAATGGCGCCGGAAGGCCACCGATTTCTTCTCTTCATCTA GCTTCAAGCTGAAGCAGGCAGGGCAATCTGCAGGGGATAATATAGCTGATGTTGCCGGTAAGGTTGGAACAGTGGTGAAGAGTCGGTGGGCTATCTTCCAGGATGCTAGACAGCGACCGCCACAACCAGGAGATACTGTGCAGGAGCGCTTCATCTCTGCTGCTGCCAACACTGGAGTGATTCTGAGGAAGGGCATTTCAGAGACAAAGGAGAAGGTCGCGGTGGGAAAGGTTAAAGTTGAAGAG GCTGCCAAAAAAACTGCGGACAAAAGCAAAACTATTTTGAACAATATTGAACGCTGGCAGAAG GGAGTTGCGAGCAATGATG TTTTTGGTGTTCCTGTTGAAGCCACTGTACAACGGGAGCAATCTGGTAAAGCTGTGCCTCTGATACTGGTGAGGTGTGCAGACCACTTGGTTATATCAG GCTTGAGTAATGAGTACTTGTTCAAATCTGAAGGCGACAGAAAAGTTCTTCAGCAACTAGTTTCACTTTACAATGAGG ATTCGGGCGCATCTTTGCCTGATGGTGTTAGCCCTATTGATGTAGCTGCACTGATCAAGTGCTACCTTGCCAGCATCCCCGAACCGCTTACAACATTTGCTCTTTATGATGAGCTTAAAGATGCGAGGGTTAGCATTGATGATCTTAAGAACATACTGAAGAAGCTTCCAAATGTGAACTACATGACACTAGAATTTGTTACAGCATTGCTACTAAGAGTAAGCCGTAAATCAGCACTCAACATG ATGGACTCTCGTACCCTTGCTGTGGAGTTCGCACCTTTGATCATATGGCAGCAAGGGGATTCTGGAACAGATTTGCGGAATCATCTCAGATTCACACTGAAACCACCTCCAAAAATTGTGGACACAACGACAAGTACCACTACATGGGACTTGCTAG ATGAGgatgatgtggatgcttcgtcgcaAATCCCCTTGGACGATGGTTCGCCTCCAGACTATGGTGCTATTGAGGTGATCCAGTGCTTGATTGAGCATCACAATCCCATATTCACGGATGCAAACGAGACTGTATGGAGATGA